The region TCTAATTTACCTCATAACGGATTTGCGGATCGGTTAACTGCACGGGGCTCGGAAACTATTGTACAGTTTTTGCCTAATTTTTTAGGAGATACATTTCTTACGCTTCCTGAAGTAGAACGTATCGCTATGCTTTTTGAGCGTGCAAAAAAAGGTATATTATTTAAACCAGAAACAAAATTAGTTGTTGGTCCTAAAATTGAAGCTCTAATAGAATTTCAAGGATTTAATCGTGTTTTAAAATTATTAGAAATTTTAAACGATTTAGCCATGTCTGAACACTATAGTCTTTTAAATGTAGATGGTGTAGCTTTTGAAACGGAACCTCAAGACAGTGCAAAAGTAGATGTTATTTTTAGATATATTAATAATAATTTTCAGAATCATATTAGCTTAGAAGAAATTGCAGATCAAGCCAATATGACGGTGCCTGCATTTTGTAGATTCTTTAAAAAAGCAACTGGTAAAACATTTACAAAATTAGTAAATGAATATCGTGTGGTGCATGCAACTAAATTATTACAAGAAAGTGAGATGAGTATTACAGATATTTGTTTTGAATGTGGGTTTAATAATTTTTCTCATTTTAATAAATTCTTTAACGAAATAACAGGAACAAGTGCTTCTAAATATAGAAGTGAAATGACACGTATAATACAATAAGTTCAGTTTTACTTAGATATATAAAACCCTCAAATTTTAATTAAATTTGAGGGTTTTATGTGTTTATAAGGACAACAAATTTACATGTCTTTCTTGCCTTTTTTTTCCTTTCTTCTCGCTTTAAACTCTTCTAGGGTAAGTTCTCCATTAGCGTCTGTATCCATCATAGTAAATTGCTTTTCTAATTCTTCTGTAGACATTTCTTTTCTTCTTTTAGTCGCTTTAAATTCGTCTAACGAAATTGTTTCATTCTTGTCTGTGTCCATCATCTCTAACATTTTTTCTGGATCAGGTCTCTCTTTTTTGTCTTGTGCTAGCGAAGTAAATGAAAAGGCAAATAATGCTACAGCTGTAGCTGCAAATGTGATTGTTTTTAATTTCATGAGTAAAGGTTTTAGTGGTTATTATATATGATATAAGACAGTAGTTAATTAATAAAGTTTAAACTGAAATTAAATATTTTTTCGCTTTACAAGATTGAAATTTTAAAGTGTTATCGTTCGCCTTGCCATTCTGCATAAAACTGATCTAAAAAACTAACCATATAATCGTGGCGTTGTGCAGCAATACGTTTCCCTGTATCTGTGTTCATTTTATCTTTAAGAAGTAGAAGCTTTTCGTAAAAATGATTAATTGTAGGTGCAGTGGATGCTTTATATTCCGCTTTAGTCATATTTAAATTTGGAGCGATGTCTGGATTATAGAGTTCTCTGTTTTTAAAACCACCATAATTAAAAGTCCTTGCAATACCAATGGCTCCAATAGCATCTAGTCTATCTGCATCTTGCACCACAGCGAGTTCGGGAGAAGAAAATGTTGCCTCAAAATTTCCGCCTTTATAAGAGATGTTTTCAATTATATTAATAACATGTTGTATTACCTCTTCAGTAACATTAATTGTTCTTAAAAATGCCGTGGCTACTTTAGGGCCAACAGTTTCATCGCCGTTGTGAAATTTACTATCTGCAATATCGTGTAGTAGTGCACCTAATTCAACAATAAAAAGGTCTACCTGTTCCGTTTTGGCTATAAGTTTAGAGTTTTTGTATACACGTTCTATATGAAACCAATCATGTCCGCCTTCTGCACCGCGTAATTTGTCTTTTACAAAATTAATTGTAGTTTGTATTTGTTCTGCTTTTGTCATAGCTATAAAAGTAAAAATTCCTAACTGAGACAGAAAGGAATTTTTTAAGATAAAAATATTTTAAATTCAGCTTTATAATTTTGCTGGCTCTACCCATTTAAATTCAAAAGAATTGTTTGGTACTTTCATGCGTTCTGCAATACGGGTCATTCGTGCTGGAAGTTTAATGAGGTAATCTCTAGCTTTTTCAGCTTCGTCTGTTAGTCCAGAAATTTTTTCAATTTCCCAACGTTTCAGTAATTTTTGTAGGATGTCAATATAGTCCATAGAGGTGTACACACCAATACGTTGTGCTGTGTTCGAAAATTCTTCGAATGCCGTACTTATTTGTCCGCCAGATTCTCTTAAAAAGTGTGCCGGCATGGTAATTTTTTGTTTCATCATATAGTGAAACGCCATCATCATTTGGCTTGGATCTACTTTAAAAATACGTTCTACAAACTCGCTATAAGCATTGTGGTGTCTCATTTCGTCACCAGAAATAATACGGCACATTTTGCTTAATTGTTTATTGCCGCGCTCTTTAGCTAATTTTGCAACACGGTTGTGAGAAATGTAAGTAGCAAGTTCTTGGAAGCTGGTGTATACAAAGTTTTTATAGGGGTCGCGGTCTGTACCAATATCAAAACCATCAGAAATTAAGTACTGTGTGGTTTTTTCAATTTCGCGCATATTCACACGTCCAGAAAGGTAAAGATATTTGTTAAGCACATCGCCGTGTCTGTTTTCTTCGGCGGTCCAGTGGCGTACCCATTTAGACCATCCGTTACGTTCTACTTGTCCAACCCCTTCTACATCCATTAACCAGGACTCGTAAGTAGGCAAAGCTTCTTCAGTAATCATATCTCCAACTAAAACAACCCAAAAATCGTAAGGTAAGTCTTTAGCCAGTTCTCTAATTTCTTTTACTTCTTCAAAAAAATTTGGGCCTTCAGAATTTGGTAAAAAATCTGTTGGTTGCCATATGGTTTCTGTGGGTATTAAATATTTTTCTATTAAAGCGTCTACGTCTTTTTCTAAAAACTGCATCACTTCTAACCTTACATTTTTTAATGACATAATGTTAAGTTTTAATGGTTTATACTTTGTGTTACAGTGTGTTCAATCTGGTCAATTAAAGTGTCTGTAGTCTCTGTAAAGGTAGATAAATTTAT is a window of Formosa sediminum DNA encoding:
- a CDS encoding acyl-ACP desaturase, with the protein product MSLKNVRLEVMQFLEKDVDALIEKYLIPTETIWQPTDFLPNSEGPNFFEEVKEIRELAKDLPYDFWVVLVGDMITEEALPTYESWLMDVEGVGQVERNGWSKWVRHWTAEENRHGDVLNKYLYLSGRVNMREIEKTTQYLISDGFDIGTDRDPYKNFVYTSFQELATYISHNRVAKLAKERGNKQLSKMCRIISGDEMRHHNAYSEFVERIFKVDPSQMMMAFHYMMKQKITMPAHFLRESGGQISTAFEEFSNTAQRIGVYTSMDYIDILQKLLKRWEIEKISGLTDEAEKARDYLIKLPARMTRIAERMKVPNNSFEFKWVEPAKL
- a CDS encoding helix-turn-helix transcriptional regulator; this encodes MKLKPTYEKVTPSFGSSLVVRQHTQEAHKSKAFWHFHPEIELVYVNKGQGKRHIGNHLSYFNNSQLILIGSNLPHNGFADRLTARGSETIVQFLPNFLGDTFLTLPEVERIAMLFERAKKGILFKPETKLVVGPKIEALIEFQGFNRVLKLLEILNDLAMSEHYSLLNVDGVAFETEPQDSAKVDVIFRYINNNFQNHISLEEIADQANMTVPAFCRFFKKATGKTFTKLVNEYRVVHATKLLQESEMSITDICFECGFNNFSHFNKFFNEITGTSASKYRSEMTRIIQ
- a CDS encoding EF-hand domain-containing protein yields the protein MKLKTITFAATAVALFAFSFTSLAQDKKERPDPEKMLEMMDTDKNETISLDEFKATKRRKEMSTEELEKQFTMMDTDANGELTLEEFKARRKEKKGKKDM
- a CDS encoding HD domain-containing protein, whose translation is MTKAEQIQTTINFVKDKLRGAEGGHDWFHIERVYKNSKLIAKTEQVDLFIVELGALLHDIADSKFHNGDETVGPKVATAFLRTINVTEEVIQHVINIIENISYKGGNFEATFSSPELAVVQDADRLDAIGAIGIARTFNYGGFKNRELYNPDIAPNLNMTKAEYKASTAPTINHFYEKLLLLKDKMNTDTGKRIAAQRHDYMVSFLDQFYAEWQGER